Proteins encoded together in one Penaeus vannamei isolate JL-2024 chromosome 9, ASM4276789v1, whole genome shotgun sequence window:
- the LOC138862552 gene encoding uncharacterized protein, with amino-acid sequence MVDLQKLAREKQLIQLRMSVSLDVQRILKHTLGIAHDTLLTVDEVLDELQKHLKNQRNEALRQRELLCCKQEGETFSDFYVRLKDLAEEVDLCSGDPVTCAEAQLKMILLMGVKNEELVQHLISMHADASLQEMVTCCRSFEATKDAASAIHSSPSQLCAVSSYKRKQCPAKDVTCNSCHKMGHLTKVCRSGKLDYSKGPASHPKYKNCRCVSADSKTPHPVCILLTYS; translated from the exons ATGGTTGATCTGCAGAAGCTGGCCAGAGAAAAACAGCTAATCCAGCTGAGGATGTCCGTGTCCCTCGACGTGCAACGGATCCTTAAACATACCCTGGGGATTGCACACGACACATTACTGACAGTTGACGAGGTACTCGATGAGCTCCAGAAGCACTTAAAGAACCAGCGCAACGAAGCTCTACGCCAACGAGAACTTCTATGCTGCAAGCAGGAAGGAGAAACATTTTCTGACTTCTATGTAAGACTGAAGGACTTAGCCGAGGAAGTGGACTTGTGCTCAGGCGATCCAGTTACTTGTGCGGAGGCACAGCTCAAGATGATCCTGTTGATGGGAGTCAAGAATGAAGAGCTCGTGCAACACCTCATCTCCATGCACGCAGATGCATCACTACAAGAGATGGTTACCTGCTGCCGATCGTTCGAGGCCACCAAGGATGCTGCATCAGCCATCCACTCATCCCCAAGTCAACTGTGTGCTGTTTCAAGCTACAAGAGGAAACA GTGTCCTGCCAAGGATGTCACATGCAACTCATGTCACAAGATGGGACACTTGACCAAGGTGTGCCGATCTGGAAAGTTGGATTACAGTAAAGGACCAGCGTCACATCCAAAGTATAAGAACTGTCGATGTGTATCAGCAGACAGCAAGACCCCACATCCCGTATGCATTCTTCTCACCTACAGCTAG
- the LOC138862553 gene encoding putative cyclin-dependent serine/threonine-protein kinase DDB_G0272797/DDB_G0274007, which translates to MSHSQPATASESQPSSQTQPVSRSQPDTQPQPQPASQLQIAKSNKVATAKSVNHHNQLVMHSQPATTSQSCTASHNQTVINIQPQLASHAQPATSRQSCIASHNQTVMNIQPQLASHAQPANHNQPVMHSQPHPVMHNQPQPDSHEHPATISQSYIASHTQPVMHRQSCHNQLVMHRQSCHNHHAQPATTNQSCTASQSCTASHNQPVMHSQQQPDGYTRPQPSHAQLATTNQSCTASHNQPIMLSQPQPASHAQPASHAQPASHNYPVMHNQPVMHRQPATTTQSCTTSQSCAASKPVMHSQLAKTTQSCTTSHSCTASQPQLPSHAQPASHAQPASLSCTAS; encoded by the exons ATGAGTCACAGCCAACCAGCTACAGCCAGTGAGTCACAGCCATCCAGCCAGACACAGCCAGTCAGCCGCAGCCAGCCAGACACTCAACCACAGCCACAGCCAGCCAGTCAGTTACAGATAGCAAAATCCAACAAGGTAGCCACAGCCAAGTCTGTCAACCA CCACAACCAGCTAGTCAtgcacagccagccagccacaacCAGCCAGTCATGCACAGCCAGCCACAACCAGACAGTCATAAACATCCAGCCACAACTAGCCAGTCATGCACAGCCAGCCACATCCAGACAGTCATGCATAGCCAGCCACAACCAGACAGTCATGAACATCCAGCCACAACTAGCCAGTCATGCACAGCCAGCCAACCACAACCAGCCAGTCATGCACAGCCAGCCACATCCAGTCATGCACAACCAGCCACAACCAGACAGTCATGAACATCCGGCCACAATCAGCCAATCATACATAGCCAGCCACACCCAGCCAGTCATGCACAGACAGTCATGCCATAACCAGCTAGTCATGCACAGACAGTCATGCCATAACCA TCATGCACAGCCAGCCACAACCAACCAGTCATGCACAGCCAGCCAGTCATGCACAGCCAGCCACAACCAGCCAGTCATGCACAGCCAGCAACAACCAGACGGTTATACCAGGCCACAACCTAGTCATGCACAGCTAGCCACAACTAACCAGTCATGCACAGCTAGCCACAATCAGCCAATCATGCTTAGCCAGCCACAGCCAGCCAGTCATGCACAGCCAGCTAGTCATGCACAGCCAGCCAGTCACAACTACCCAGTCATGCACAACCAGCCAGTCATGCACAGACAGCCAGCCACAACTACCCAGTCATGCACAACCAGCCAGTCATGCGCAGCCAGCAAGCCTGTCATGCACAGCCAGCTAGCCAAAACTACCCAGTCATGCACAACCAGCCACTCAtgcacagccagccagccacaacTACCCAGTCATGCACAACCAGCCAGTCATGCGCAGCCAGCAAGCCTGTCATGCACAGCCAGCTAG